GTTAATTGAACTCTGAGTCGTGTTGAGGAATAGTAAGACTACCTTCTAGAGATATCAATCTGTTAATAGAATACAAGCAATGCCGTTCAATATTCTACATAAGGTGTTATTCAGATCACCTTATATAGACAGTAAGTATACTCCCAGGTTTTCTTCTCTTCTCCTGAATTGTCCTAGAATGTAATTCAGCTAAGGGCACTAGATATCACTGTCTTTGGGAGTGCAAGAACATTGAGGTATTCTGGCAGGCAGTATGCAGTGAAATCAGTTTGGTGATAGGACAGACAGCTCCACTCAGCCCGCTCATGTGCCTACTGGGGCTTATACCTGACCCTCTGAGAGCTCACAAAGAGATTGTTCAGTTTCTCCTAATGTTGGCTCGAAAGGCTATAATGGTCAAATGGGTTGGTAGTGATGCCCCCTCTACTCAGATGTGGAAATCTATGATATCTGAAGTTGTAACTCTAGAAAGATTGAGGTATTGTCTCAATGGTAAATCgcacctgtttaaaaaaatgggagaatattttaaagtgtctAAAGATTAAACGGTCATaaacaaaaactgtataaaatttaGGTACAATCATATGACGAAATGCTGTATGTAAATTGTCCACATGTTCATAGATATGTTAATTATTTCctgtgctgtgtttttgttttaatatgtttttgtttgtaataattaaaatgtttaataaaaagaatatctaaaaaaaaacctcatacaGGGAAAtttttttgccccaatatcttgaattttagggcataactgcatttatggagttgttgccctgcatcatatttgtcaacagtcaactgtatgaaatgtaagattaTGTAAAGGTCTGAGGGCAGGGCCAGTGCTTTAactgcattaaatgtattaattgtgttatttttcataactaattacattaaactgacagccctaataaaaatgcatcaaaagaaaatgtgaccttaaaccagtcataaaggtaaatttttcgaaattgagatttatacataatctgaaagcagaataaataatcttaataatataataataatacaaggaAGGAATAACtgacaacgttttttttttttttatacgatttactgaaaattaaatgttttttacttttgtttcagAGTTGATTGTAGAAAATGAGGAGAatgatgaactgaaaaaaaaggagaaacatGTCAAACCTGAAGAAAAAGCTCTGAGTCGctctcaaaccaaacagaaagTTTTAAGGAGAAGAAGAGATgagaaatctttcacctgcactcagtgtggaaagaattTGAAAGGCAATAAAAGTCTCAAaattcacatgaggatccacactggagagaaaccattcacatgtgatcagtgtgagaAGAGATTCACACAATCATCACACCTGAAGAGACACGTGatcatccacactggagagaaactgcatgaatgtgatcagtgcggaaaaacatttttttgggcTTCATACCTGAAGAGTCACCTGAAAGTTCATTCAAAGGaaaaaccacattcatgttctttatgtggaaagagtttttcaaaTTTGCAAAGTTTAAAACTTCATCAGAAGATACACACTGGAGTGAGAGAatatatgtgctttgagtgtgagaagacttttattacagctaaacatttgaaacagcacgagaggatccacactggagagaaaccttacacatgtgatcagtgtgggaaatGTTTTGCAGGAAAAGGAGGACTGGTGTTGCATAAGAGAGTTCAtacaggagagaaaccttacacatgtgatcagtgtgggaaatGTTTTGCAGGAAAAGGAGGTCTTGTGTCGCATAAGAGTGTTCATAcaggagagaaaccgttcacttgtgatcagtgcaGGAAGAGTTTCACACGATCATCAACTTTTAAGAGACACATgatcatccacactgaagagaaactgCACAAATGTGATGTGaaatgtggaaaaacatttttgtgggctTCAAACCTGAAGAATCACCTGAAACTTCATTCGAAGGAGAAACCACATGTATGctctttgtgtggaaagagtttttcacaacTGCAGAATTTAAAAGCTCATCAGAAGATACACACTGGTGTGAAAGAtcatatgtgctttgagtgtgagaagacttttattacagctGATCATTTGAAACAGCacaagaggatccacactggagagaaaccatacaaaTGTTCACACTGTGACGAGTTAAATCACTCAGGAtccctgaaaacacatgagaggattcacaccggagagaaaccatatCACTGCACTGCATCTAGGAAGTTTCAGTCGTTCTAATCTACTCAAGCATACAAAAAAGATTCACAGTcagtagatcatcttcagatccaaCACTTTAAGGTCTGACATTGCATTCTCATCAAACATGACACAATAATGTGTTCagtagacatgtgccggtatttgGTAATGccatatatcacggtaatgaatatgcaagATATTGTTATCTGgggcacttctaaatactgtgaataattatatattacaaattattcagaaattggaatgcattttaagaatactattcccatcaactggttaaaatgcacaacaccgatgtatgctgcttgaaagacgtgTGCGctttgatgtaaacaagcatgcatgagaagcacatgggggtacacgtgagagacgcgcttaatgaaagcacattcactctctgacagcagatggcgctaaactgcagaaaacaaatcccttaccctggaaaccccataaataaagcagctgcactactttctaaaacatatttaaaatattttaaacagccattcagatttgtgtattcgctATGATGTTCATCACAGCACCAAATACTTAAGTATTTAGACCtagtaggctatttattttcaaactttttttttcttttcattttaatctgtactacaacatgccctagatattgttttgattctttattgtttattcacactttacattagggcttcattagttaacattagttaattcattagttaacataaactgccaattaaatttttttctgaacattcattaatcttaggtattcctatatttaataacacgttgttaaaatctaaagttgcaactgtattatttaatgagctaaaatgaactaagacttgtattttttaacaaagattaataacttctgtagcaagtgtagctattgctcattgtgaatgttaatggttaactaatgaggtcttattgtaaagtgatacctatgggtctttatagttcttttgcactttaatctgtgtaaaacttttaactttatatatttttctgtattgctttattgtatttagatgttcagttatttttgttataagaaaaaagttatttaacctgttatactgttatACATATTTtggaaactaaatttcaataccctGATTATTGCACTAGCAATTAATCACAACAGGAacatttgataccggcatatccctagtgttcaggaaataaaacattttctgtatAAATCTGTCCTAACAAAGAAATATCATATAAAGTCACGgtgaataaagttcatcttcAAGACAAGCAGTTTTTAACTAACATTTTTGTGGGCCTCAGCACTGAAGAGTCACCTGAAAGTTCAttcaaaggagaaaccacattcatgttctttctgtggaaagagtttttcttCAAAGTTTAAACTTCATCAGAAgatacacactggtgtgagagatcatatgtgctttgagtgtgagaagacttttattacagctGAAGATTTGAAGCGGCTCCAGAGGATCCACGGTGAAGAGAAAACTTAGTTTCATCTGTCagattcagatcaactcaaagaTGAAGTTCCTCCTCAATGAACAATatctaaatgttttattcttgtatatcattttgcttaatattattatattactattattatatcaTTGTGTTTTCTTAGTTTTATTCATCACTTGTAGTTTGATTATTGTGCTGCATTCTGTCTGCTTcactgagcttttttttttcctccataaatGTCCAGACATAACATCGTAGATCTCAGAGTGAATCAGACAGTGATAATGTGACCAGAACTGAAACTGATCACGAAGCTGAATTAGACAAGAGGCCCTGAGTCCACATTTAGAACCATAAAATCAGAGATTCTGTGACACAAGCGAGTCTGAAAACTGATTTTACATTTGATTCATTCGTTCAGTTTCTTTTGTAGGCTTTTATTTACCTGAATAGTAGTCAGTAACGAGAGATCAATCAAGTTCGTTTTTCACATTTACTTGGCTAATTTTTTGTACTTGCTTTGAGTAACCATTGATTAAACATGAcctttttattaatatcttatttttactttatacattttatcaacaAATTGTATTGTCTGCTGACTGTTTTTGCATCATTTTAGCTATATCTGAAAGCCATGAAGTattatgtttggattttggactttctgtttttcatttctcaATGAAGCTTTTAAGTGCCTAATAAACTATGTCACCCCACCTGGTCCTGTATGTATAAAACTTCTCAGAAATGCTCTTAAGAATAGTCTTAAGCTTTGACttaagtgccaaaaaaaaaaaaaaaaaatagtaaaaagaagGACTTTTCTAAGAGTAggagacttttataaagaagctAAAAGCAACTTTCAGATAAGTCTAAGACTGATTCTTAAGTGTTGACTGAGATTACACTTAAGTGTCGTGAATAAAGGAGTACAATGATGCCCTCGACCTCTGAATCAGCCAGTAGTGAGTCTGCTCATGTGAAGTCACAGCAATCATTTAATGTaactacaataaaatcatttaattaagacaatgaaatattttaatttttaaatggttttttttttttttttattctttgcatTGTGGAAAATTATCTCAAATTATTACTGATGCTTCATTTTCTATTGGTATGTCTCCTCGTCTACTGTTGGAGTGAACATCAGTGGCTCCAACAACTCCAGGAAAGCCCACAATCCTCATAAACGTGGCTTGTTTTTGCAATGGTTTGGCGGTCAGCTGGAAAGTCAATTAACTGCCATATATTAGTTGCCAAAAGTGATTTCCGGCCTAGGAAATTTGACATCTTCACccttaattataaaaattttttttttttaaaaagtgaaaaattttgTAAGCATATTGCATAGTTGcttagttgttttatttgtgaaaataatgcaatgaaacatGTCAATTTGTGTGCTCATAATTATTGGCCATACTGTCATACAAAGAAATTATGAGCACATGCAAAAACAAGAGGACCAATGAAAAGTAAATAACGTATGTTGTAGTCAGTGTGCTAATGTTGCCAATTTagtgatttttagatttttgaaaaCGGTAAGATGTGGAAATACTTTGATGTTATGAATGCGGTAaacatataacattataaatgtattcagaTTCATAAGGACAAATCACAATGTTTGATAAAGATGTGTTTCTATCAGCAAAAACTCAGAATAAAGTTCTGCTGCTGATTCTGAATGTCTTGAGACTCATCAATATTATCAGCTGCTGAAAATCctctttatttcatgataatagatcctgttttcacctcattcattatACTGATGACTTCAGATCTGTTCATTAACACATTAAGATCATTTTATTGCTGTCAAGACCAGAAAACAACACAATCAGTTATTGTGACATTACAAGATGAAACTTtcacaacagcatttattcattagtCTGTGATAAACCATGtttcatataaaacacaaaactaaaacacattCAGCTCAACTCAATTCATTGGTGGTTTATTTGAACCTTGCAAATTTGTAAaaagtatttgtgtgtttattctttcactttttaaattcttAGATTGTTTATATTTGGTATCTTTtaattgtatgtgtttttcagCTCACAAGTATAAGCATCTCAGCATCAGGAAGAAGTAAAATCTGCAGAGAGAGAGTTTActgaaggacagagagaacatgagagatccagaaccctgcagaatcaaacacgctgaagaacaaacaggtaggtgtttattatttattgtttaatgatGAAGCTGAAGAACATTTAAAGTTACCAGCAGTTCATCAGATTTAGTGTTTGTAGTTGAAATACCTCaagagttgtaaaaaaaaaaaaaaaaaaaaaaaaaacttaaaccaataaataatataGGCGATACTTTCTATCTCAGAATACAAAATAGGGACCTGAAACCAAATGTTCAAATTATACCCTGAGTGTTGTTAAGTGAAAAATATTGGTCAGTTAATTAGTTTAAAATGGTTATTAATTatagctgcagtcggtaacttttggggctcgcgtctagtggaagaacattgtagccggagctacttctctctgtttacatctgtgGCGAGTCAcacaggtactgtgctactctgcagcgttgccgaccccaaccagactaaaatagtccaaatataaacacttattaaaggtgtaccgtagtgattcaggataagacaaaaaccacggtttggaaaatggattcatgatgtactcattatatatattttttacattttcaacagaaAACAACATTGTGGCACAGGcctgcgctgattggaccagaagagccgggagcggtggattttgcatatattggagagaagtagctccggctacaatgttcttccgccagacgcgagccccaaaagttaccgactgcagctttatcTAATAAGTTTTTAGTATAGTATATTAGGGTTAATATTGTCTTTATAATATGATGTTATATTTGTGTAGTTGATCAAACATCAAATAGTTATCACTACAGAAACACTGTATATACGATTTGGAtatagatcattgaatcattttgtaaaagtgtgtgaaaattattataatgttgtgtatcCGTCATCAACTTTTGCATCATATTTCTacaactttttttacatttatttatattgtaactattttaactttattttagatCCAATAGAGAAGAAAcatgtcaaaactggagaaaaatctctcacagagactgaaagagtttctttactgaagagaagagacaagaaaagtttcacctgcactcagtgtggaaagagtttcacatgcAAACAGAATCTCAGtgttcacatgaggatccacactggagagaaaccgttcacatgtgatcagtgcgggaagagattCACACGCACAGGACACTTTAAGAGACAcgtgaacatccacactggagagaaactgcacATCTGTGATCAGTGCGGAAAAACATTTAAGAGCTTCACACCTGAAGGGTCACCTGAAAATTCAttcaaaggagaaaccacattcatgttctttctGTGGAAATAGTTTTTCACATCTGCATACTTTAAAAGTTCATCAGAAgatacacactggtgtgagagaatatatgtgctttgagtgtgagaagacttttattacagctGAAGATTTGAAACGTcaccagaggatccacactggaaagaaaccttacaagtgttcacactgtgatatGAGATTCAGTTGGTCAGAACATCTGAAATCACATGaaaggatccacactggagagaaaccttacaagtgttcactctGTGATatgagattcagtcagtcaggaaacctgaaaaaacatgagaggattcacactggagagaaaccttacaagtgttcacactgcgacaagAAATTCAGTCAGTCAGGAACCCTGAAaaaacatgagaggattcacactggagagaaaccgtatcactgctctgcatgtgggaagagtttcactcaaTTGTTTTCTCTACgaagtcataaaataaacaatcacaataagTAGTTCATCTTCAGGGGTGTATTCAAGAAAGGAGGTTCAACAAACTCAGAGTTGtcttaccctgagatgggaaactcttgAGTGTTCGGTTTCAGAACAGCTAAATCGTGTTAGTTCAGTTGactctgagtaggttgactctgagtttagcgcGTGCACCACGACTATGAGAAGTCATGATCAATGGAACTCCTtaattatgattcaccatggcaacagcaccgaCAAAAAGACATCTGCATACTTCCGAGTCAATACGTAAAtttaattcttaatcactgttacaatatcagaggtgaaaactgtaaattaactaaatttaattttcatcGTCTCccatggcaaaaaaaagaaagaaaacaaacgtAGCAGCATCTAAAAAggaattataaaaacacaattaaatcagGGTAAAGCTTTAAGTATAAACGTTTCATGGGTGTAGGCTACATGACGCTCTTCATTCCTCGCTGGAAAAGGTGTTGAAGAAGACATGGAACTTGAGGTGGCTTTTTAGTCTAGTTAAAGGCAAGTCTATCTTCACAGCTACCGATTGTTATGTGGGAGTGTTTTAATCTGTGTTTCATTGCAGTTTCCCTGGTCACTCTCCTGCAATTAACAGGTTAATTGGATCCACCTGAAGGGAGTCACTTTAAATCTAGGACACATGCTCTTGCTCTGTCTCTCTCGTTTTGCAGCCAGCACTGCAGTAGCAGTGTTTCTGCTTCTCCAgtccctttttttccccttttgttgttaaaataaacttattttgattggcatacttttgttttgtgtcctttATGTTGCATCCCTAGAGCCAGGGTTGTAACATAATGGGGGCTCGTCCAATTTGGTTTGtaaaaagcatttgtttcttttgatattttgggGACTGGTTTTGTTTATTCCTTTTGGTTGAGAGCATTTGGTGAGTATGGTTGTTTgagtatttttgaataaagtgtgCATGAGTTTTCCCGGTTAGGAAGGGTGAGAGTTCCAGCTGGATTGATAATTCAGTCCTTCCATCGGTTcactctttttgttatttttccttttttattttcgaGGTTATTCTGGGTGGAGACTTGTTCTCTGTTGGGGGTAAGCATTTCAGAACTGTGACCATTGATTAATTGGTTCACAGTTGCTGAGTTTCTGCTTTTAAAGACGCCTCGTGCCCGGTACACCTCAGAAGATAGATAGGATTTAGAAGTGTTAGGCAGGAATCCGGGTGTATCTCATGTGTTTCGTTATGTTTTGGGCTCAGCAACCATACTCACTTTGTAGTGGAAGAGGGATGTGTAAGTTAGGTGAGTTAAGCATTTTGAGGCACTTTTGTGTTTAGTTGGTCCATGATCCTAACTTTAGAGTGTTAGCAGTGCTTGTGAGAAGTTCCTTTGTGGACTTTAGTGTAGACCTAATGCCCAGTATATCGCctttagatatttttgattgCTTGGGGTAAGTAATCTTATGTGTTTGGGTTAGTTCTACTGTTGTTGAAAgctttaaaagctttgtttgagAATTTTTGCTGCTATTTGTTACTTTTGTAGCTGTGTGCTATTGGACCTGTTTTGTTGGTTGAACTTCTGTGTAGGAAGTAGTTACTACGTAAGGGTAGTTAGTGTTGAGTTAGTAATGGCTTCTTTAGAAGACTTCCTAAAGGAACCTTCAGAAGAGTTACTTGAGGTTTTTACAAAGGATCAACTTTTGCAGTTGTCTTCTCATTATGATATTCCCATCACAAGTAGTGAGAAGCGACTGAAGGATAGTGTGAAGGAAATCATTAGAAGTGTTTTGATTGACAATGGTGTCTTAAAAGTTAAGCAGGTTTCCCCACAATCCATGACCGCTCCTTTGTCTGAAGCTGCAATTGAGCTTAGGCTCAGAGAGCTAGCTTTTCAGGAGAAGCAGCTagatgttaatataaaaataagagagaAGGAAATGCATCTAGCACATGAACTGGCTCTTAAAGAGTTGGAATTAAAAGCTGCTGCTTTATCTCAAAGAGGTGATACCTCTCCGTTTGATGTTGGTAGACATATTAAGTTAGTACCTCCTTTTTCTGAGAAAGATGTTGAgagatatttttctcattttgaacGGGTGGCAACCACATCAAAGTGGCCTAGAACTATGTGGACTTTGCTTTTACAAAGTATCTTGGTGGGAAGAGCTCAGGAAGCTTATTCCGCTCTAAGTCTTGAGAAGAGTGCTAATTATGATGAGgttaaaacagctattttgaagGCATATGTAACAGgtgttatataaatttattttcacacaaaatccctccctttgttattataaattattttatatttatgtaattatttttatattctgggAATTTTTCTTTCATCTGGAATGTTATTTGAGCTGTTTCTATCCTTGTATGTaaatttttcagtgttattttgtaattgttaaaatatagTACGTGGCCCCTTTAAGAGTTAGGTTCCGGTTGTTTTCCTTCAGTTCGCGGTAAGCGCAGCTGGGGAAAGGTGAGTTCTGCTGGAGCTCtcactaaaaagttttaaattagtttgtttcttgtgactaatatgtattttttttttgttaaaaatacaatttaatcttATTGTAACACTAATAGAGGTTGGGTAACATGaagtatgtattttcttttggtGTTTATTAACCGTGTAAGTTCCGTGGCTAAAATTATCTGTTTTGACTGGCAGGTCAATGTTGAAATTGTGGAGAAAGGCCACGGattgacactttttttcataaattttcctttttattcattcagGTATGTTCTCTATCATGTTTCtgttaatatgttgtttttgaattcatgtgaaatgttttacattgagaaaaatgttaaatattgttgATTTAATCATATGCAgttcatttaataattgtaatatgatGGCAGTTCGTGGTAAGCGCAGCTGGGGAAAGGTCAATGTTGAAATTGTGGAGAAAGGCCACGgattgacacttttttttcataaattttcctttttattcattcagaataaaaaaagtggTCCAAAGAATCTCTTGTTGTCCGGTCTGGTTAAAATATCAACACAACGCAGAGAGAAGATAAAGACCGGTCACAAATATGAGCTGGTACCTGAAGCTTACCGCCAGCGTTTTCGAAGTTGTACAAAGTTTGCTCACGACACTTATGTTGAGTTTGCAAAACAGAAGGAGAATCTGTTTGATCGGTGGTGTACATCTCAGAAGGTGGAAAGTAAGGAACATCTTAGACAACTCATTTTGCTTGAGGAATTTAAAAACTGTCTGCCTGAggttgtttctgtttatttgaatgaGCAGAAGGCAGTGACTTTAGAACAAGCTGCAATCTTAGCAGATGAGTTTATCTTGACCCATAAGGTAAAGTTTGGTGACAAACACTCTGAGGTTCAGGACCAGAGTAAGCATAAAAGGTCTCAGTTTGTAAAGTCTGTGCCCTCTGGCTCATCACCTGCTAATAAAATGACTAAGGATGGTTTGATTTCAGAAAGGGCTT
This region of Cyprinus carpio isolate SPL01 chromosome B12, ASM1834038v1, whole genome shotgun sequence genomic DNA includes:
- the LOC109109139 gene encoding zinc finger protein 501-like produces the protein MLEYSHQSTSEDEHQSIRKKINLQRQSLMKDREKMRDPEPCRIKHTEEQTELIVENEENDELKKKEKHVKPEEKALSRSQTKQKVLRRRRDEKSFTCTQCGKNLKGNKSLKIHMRIHTGEKPFTCDQCEKRFTQSSHLKRHVIIHTGEKLHECDQCGKTFFWASYLKSHLKVHSKEKPHSCSLCGKSFSNLQSLKLHQKIHTGVREYMCFECEKTFITAKHLKQHERIHTGEKPYTCDQCGKCFAGKGGLVLHKRVHTGEKPYTCDQCGKCFAGKGGLVSHKSVHTGEKPFTCDQCRKSFTRSSTFKRHMIIHTEEKLHKCDVKCGKTFLWASNLKNHLKLHSKEKPHVCSLCGKSFSQLQNLKAHQKIHTGVKDHMCFECEKTFITADHLKQHKRIHTGEKPYKCSHCDELNHSGSLKTHERIHTGEKPYHCTASRKFQSF